A genomic region of Anas acuta chromosome 1, bAnaAcu1.1, whole genome shotgun sequence contains the following coding sequences:
- the ING1 gene encoding inhibitor of growth protein 1 — MKMLSPANGEQLHLVNYVEDYLDSIESMPFDLQRNVSLMREIDAKYQEILKDLDDYYEKFKRETDAVQKRRMLHCIQRALIRSQELGDEKIQIVSQMVELVENRTRQVDSHVELFETCQETNDTTGNSGKASQDKSKNETIAQAEKPNNKRSRRQRNNENRENASNNHDHDDITSGTPKEKKAKTSKKKKRSKAKAEREASPPDLPIDPNEPTYCLCNQVSYGEMIGCDNDECPIEWFHFSCVGLNHKPKGKWYCPKCRGENEKTMDKALEKSKKERAYNR; from the exons ATGAAAATGTTGAGTCCTGCGAACGGCGAGCAGCTGCACCTCGTGAACTATGTGGAGGATTACCTGGACTCCATCGAGTCGATGCCCTTCGATCTGCAGCGAAATGTCTCCTTGATGAGGGAAATTGACGCCAAATATCAAG AGATTCTGAAGGACCTGGATGATTACTATGAAAAATTCAAACGAGAGACAGATGCCGTGCAGAAGAGAAGAATGTTGCACTGCATACAGAGAGCGCTGATTCGGAGTCAGGAGCTGGGCGACGAGAAGATCCAAATCGTCAGTCAGATGGTAGAGCTTGTCGAGAACAGaaccaggcaagtggacagcCACGTGGAACTGTTTGAGACGTGCCAAGAGACTAACGACACCACTGGGAACAGCGGCAAAGCCAGCCAAGATAAGTCAAAGAACGAGACGATCGCCCAGGCTGAGAAGCCCAACAATAAGAGGTCAAGGCGGCAACGGAATAACGAGAATCGAGAAAATGCTTCAAATAATCATGATCACGATGACATCACCTCAGGAACTccaaaggagaagaaagcaaaaacatccAAGAAGAAGAAGCGATCCAAGGCTAAGGCGGAGAGGGAAGCTTCTCCTCCAGACCTTCCTATTGATCCCAATGAGCCAACATACTGCTTATGCAACCAAGTCTCCTATGGAGAAATGATAGGATGCGATAATGACGAGTGTCCCATCGAGTGGTTTCACTTTTCCTGTGTGGGACTCAACCATAAACCAAAGGGCAAATGGTACTGCCCCAAATGTCgaggagaaaatgagaaaactatGGACAAGGCATTGGAGAAGTCTAAAAAAGAAAGGGCCTACAACAGGTAG